One segment of Argiope bruennichi chromosome 11, qqArgBrue1.1, whole genome shotgun sequence DNA contains the following:
- the LOC129957267 gene encoding uncharacterized protein LOC129957267: MTKELATRMGSSNISFESYDASVEDWSSYVERLESYFVVNGIEDKMKVPVILSLMGATTYKLLKNLATPNIPSELTYQDIVTLLSEHLNPKPLEMTERFRFYKRKQFEGESIANYCAELQKLSIHCNFGNNLSTMLRDKLVMGLKNENIQKKLLAEDKLTYEKAKSIAFAMESAQRDVCEIQNQMVSIKNYIARKIKLSKKIFLNLRNLNLQRSLINLGNVTDVIVLNI; the protein is encoded by the coding sequence ATGACAAAAGAGTTGGCGACGAGGATGGGATCTTCGAACATTAGTTTTGAATCTTATGATGCGTCTGTGGAAGACTGGTCCAGTTATGTGGAACGTTTAGAATCTTACTTCGTTGTTAATGGGATCGAAGATAAAATGAAAGTCCCTGTTATTTTAAGCCTTATGGGAGCAACAACgtataaattgttaaagaatcTGGCCACTCCGAACATTCCTTCTGAATTGACTTATCAAGATATCGTAACATTACTTTCGGAACATTTGAATCCTAAACCACTGGAGATGACAGAACGGTTTCGGTTCTACAAGAGGAAGCAATTTGAAGGCGAGTCCATTGCAAATTATTGTGCCGAATTACAAAAACTGTCGATACACTGTAACTTTGGGAACAATTTAAGTACGATGCTTCGTGATAAATTGGTGATGGGTCTCAAAAacgaaaatatacagaaaaagctGTTAGCAGAGGATAAGTTAACATACGAAAAAGCTAAGAGCATTGCATTCGCAATGGAATCTGCTCAGAGAGATGTGTGTGAAATTCAGAATCAAATGGTATCGATAAAAAATTACATAGCTCGCAAGATAAAactatcaaaaaagatttttctaaatttaagaaatctgaacTTACAAAGAAGTTTGATAAATCTCGGAAATGTTACAGATGTGATAGTACTCAACATTTAG